The following are encoded together in the Hoplias malabaricus isolate fHopMal1 chromosome 3, fHopMal1.hap1, whole genome shotgun sequence genome:
- the bambia gene encoding BMP and activin membrane-bound inhibitor (Xenopus laevis) homolog a produces MDRHSSLVSLWFQLELCAMAFLLTQGEIRCYCDAPHCVATGYMCKSELNACFTKVLDPLNTNSPLTHGCLDPLLNSVDVCTKRNVDVLNGGPSPIACCHDDMCNYRGIHDIAHTRTDSTDRYQSENSNQNLITRVQELASAKEVWFRAAVIAVPIAGGLILVLLIMLALRMLRSENKRLQAQRQQMLSRLHYSFHGHHHGKKGHVAKLDLECMVPVTGHENCCLGCDKLRQAELSLAGGGGGGERFLSLVHWGMYTGHGKLEFV; encoded by the exons ATGGATCGTCATTCCAGTCTGGTTTCGCTTTGGTTtcagctggagctgtgtgcgaTGGCCTTTCTCCTTACACAAG GAGAGATCAGGTGCTACTGCGACGCACCCCATTGTGTTGCCACCGGATACATGTGCAAGTCGGAGCTTAATGCTTGTTTCACCAAGGTTTTGGACCCACTTAATACGAACTCCCCTCTAACACATGGGTGTCTGGACCCACTATTAAACTCAGTGGATGTGTGCACCAAGAGGAATGTGGACGTTTTAAATGGAGGCCCCTCTCCCATTGCGTGCTGTCATGATGATATGTGCAACTACCGAGGAATACACGACATTGCTCACACTCGAACTGACTCTACAG accGATACCAGTCAGAAAACTCCAACCAGAACCTGATCACGAGGGTTCAGGAGTTAGCTTCAGCTAAAGAGGTCTGGTTTCGAGCTGCGGTGATTGCCGTGCCCATTGCTGGAGGTCTCATCCTGGTGTTGCTGATTATGCTGGCACTCCGGATGCTGCGGAGTGAGAACAAGCGACTGCAGGCCCAGAGGCAGCAGATGCTCTCTCGTCTGCATTACAGCTTCCACGGACACCACCATGGCAAAAAAGGCCATGTTGCCAAACTGGACCTCGAATGCATGGTTCCAGTTACAGGACATGAGAACTGTTGTCTGGGCTGTGATAAGCTGCGGCAGGCCGAGCTGAGCCTGgcaggaggtggtggaggaggagaacgCTTTCTCTCACTCGTGCACTGGGGGATGTACACAGGGCACGGTAAACTGGAGTTTGTATGA